The genomic region TGATGAACAGTGTTGCCATGGTACACATCCACATTGTTTTTGGAGCCAGTTAAATGTACTTGGCAACAATtttcttttcattatttttcattgaacgGATAAGAAAGGAAGTAAGGAAATATGTAacgtcctttttttttttatttattcttatagatgtgttatgtttttaaatgttgtcAAATGATTTTCTGGAGCAGACAGTGCCAATGCGGTTTTAATTTGCTTACATCTTCCATGTTATTTACTGTTTTGTTAACCAAGTAGGATTGGTGTACATGGAAGCAGACAAGTGACACTGAGCTGTTTTGTAGCATGTATGTCGTTACGCAGTAAACTTTGAAATTGACATGTGGACTCTGCTTCCAAATATGTTCCAATTGTGTACAGCTCGTTCGAAGATGATGGttcggttttgttttgtttgtttttgcctttgaaacatatttttgtcaTACTGCACAACGTTTGTGTATTGTGATCAAAATTATGTATTGTGATTTAACTTTTGAATATTAAATAAAACCCTTTAACAAATGCATATCTTTATGTTGTTGATGTAGTTCATGAAATCCAATTAAATAAGCATACCTCATACCATATGCTCAAGAGCACTTTGGTAGGTAAATAGTGAACAACTATTGTTTACTTGTTAGCTATGGTTTGAAAACCGAAAATTTCTTCAATTTTAATGAAATAGTAAAATCCCATATGAAGCTTtccaaaatgttttttattaaaagcTTTTATATTGCAAAGCATTTAAATGACGGTACAGCGTAGCGAGTACCTTGACTGAATAGGAATTGAAGCACTAATACCAGGACAAGAGCATTGTGTACTTTTTACAATATGATATCACTGGAAATATTATTGAGACTTGATTGTTGAATAATGACATTTCACCCCGCCGAAATTGGCTTGTGTTGTAGCAACCAATTGTGCTTTGAAAACATCTATGaagttgtgtttacaaatggcATTCCTTTTTAAacgatgtaaaaaaaaaacttaaaacaaGGATCCAAAAATACCGGTATTAAAATCTTAACTTAATATATACAGTATCAATTTACTCATAAATAATTATTTGGTTAGTTTCTAGTTGCTTGGTAAATAATCAAACCTCTGTTTTTACAATGGGATTGTTTCAAAACTCGCAGACTGCAAATTTAAAAACAAAGCAAAGTTGTTTATTGGCAAATATCAAAACTATAGGGAAAGAAAATGCCTCCAAACTTTTTTTAACTGACTCCCTCCATATGTCCATTATAGTGCTTGAAAATAAAGTTCCACAAGTCAGGCATACGCAAAAGCCTGTTATTCAAACTCCATATTGCACTGATCAGATTTTGTCCTTTGCTGACTCAGAAGTTTGTGTCCCATATTTGAAGGATTAACTTATATTGTGTATCCGAGCTGATATGTATGGCATTTGGCAATAAGAGGAAATGGGTATAGAgtccatgaaaaaaaaaaggataataCACAGCATTTGTCCATGCGGTCCGCCGCACACTACTTCACGTAAGCATCCATGAAAAAAGCTTTattaatcacaattaaataGATTATAATAACAACTATACACTTCTGGAATGACCTTTTGAAACTGCAAAAAAATGAAGTGGCAGTCACTTTGGTAAATCATTACCTGAAACCCAAACACTCGAGATGTAAGTGAGCTACCTGATGACTTTTCTATACAAAATCTCTTTCCCCACTGCTGGCTAGACTCACAAACCTGATCCACATCCAAGTAACTATCAAATCAGAAATTCTGGTTTCCTTGCTTAATGGAGTGCATCCCCTTTATATAAATTCAGGTCCGGCAAGCTTGTCTCAGGATGTTAAGAGATGATACAGTTTTTGGCTTTGTGGCTTTTGCGGCGAGTAGTCCGTGAGCCTAGGCTTTGTGGGGAAAGGGCGGTGACCCTGGTGGGGTAGTCCTCGGTATAGTACTGGTAGCGACCGGAGGCACGAGGCTGAGGGATCGGCTGGCCCAAAAAGTAGCCGTCCTCCTCCGagtctgaggaagaggaggagcaggtggagcacCAGTCGTCCTCGTCTCTGTACAGATCCATGATGCGTTCGACCCGCGGGTCGCTGACGGGCGCCGAGTTCGGGACGGCGTAATCGGCCTGGCTTTGAGGAAACTGGGGGGGCAGTCTGCACTGGGAAGACTGGCCGAATATCACCCCGCCTTGAGGCTCACCCGGAACCGCCCGTTGGGTCTCGTAGGGCCTTTGCATCTGCTCCAGGGGAACCATGTTCAGGGCATTGTCCGAGCGGGTTTTGCGGCTCCTGCGCTGCCTGCCGCTGTGGTGGGCCGGCCTGCTCCGACCGTGGTGGCTGGCCGGGCGTCCGTGTTCCCTGGCCGGCTCCTCGGCTCGGCGGTGACCCCTCCGCTGGGGCCGCTCGCTCATGGGGTGCTGCCTGACGTTCACCTCCATGCCGTCGTAACAGCCGTTGTCCACGGTGTCCTCTGAGAACTTGACCATCTGCGGGGGCCTGCCCTGGGACCGGCTTCTCCTCAGAGCCGGGGCCTGGAGCAGCAGAGACGGAGAAGAGACCTCCTGGGAGGTGGGGGATAATGAGAAGGAGGCCCCCGAGGCACATCCTCTCATTCCCATCATTCCCATCTCGTTGGCGACCTCCTCGTCCACCTCCACTGCCGACCTCTGCTGGCGTTGGAGGAGATGGGGTTGGTGCTGtagttggtgttggtggtggtggatgtccAGCTCTGGGACCATCAAGGAGTTAGCGCTGTGGTGAAGGTGGGATGAGTTGAGAGTTCCCATGTTGCTCATCTTCTCGCAGTCCTCGACGGACTCTAGGGGCGGCTTTAAACCGTGGAGCGAGTATAAGATGGTTCGTTCTTTGCTGTCTCCTTCTACCGATGCACCTGTGACAAGGAATAAAGAAAGATATGATCAGATATAatcaaaacatttgtttacatGCATATCCATGTCATTAGATGTCTGCTTCTTACCTGTGATGTTGGAAAGGGCCAATGAGTCCATGGAGTCTCCTACACCTTGTTCGGCCTTTCTCAACTCGTCAGTGATACACTCCAAGGAGTCTTCATACCATTGCCTTGGGTCCCTCCAGAAGGTTTTCCTCCCTGGTCCACAttggtcctcctctctgtccagctccagctcctgTATCTTCCTGGCACTAGCTGGGCCAGGGTGGCTCCCATAGGCAGAGTCTCCCAAGCCGTCCTGGGACTGAGTCCAGTACATTTCAGGGAGGTTTTTCTTACTTATAAATCCAGGGCTGAGGCTATTGCTTTGGGATTGACTGTAGATCTGACTCTGAGATGGACTTGGAGAAGTCGGCGAGGATAGGTTCACCCCCATGGAAGTAGGATCGGGTTTCAGCCAGGGATCAGAGACCTCCTTCGGTCTGATGCGGTCACTGCCGGGGCTTGTGGCGTCGGGCGACGGTTGACTGAACATCCCGCAATCGCCAAACTTGAGCAGAAGCTGAGTCATGAAGTCCTCGTGCTGCGCCCACTCCTCCGGGTCCTCGTCTCCgcccgcctcctgctcctccctctctctccagtacctctcctcctccagtccGGCCTGGGCCAGCTTACGCCCTACGATATCGATGTCCTGATTGACGTTGGTGTCCATGCCCCCGTCGACGTCGCCATTGGTGCACTTGCACTCTGAGGGGTTCACGGCAGCGGGAGGGGGGCTCAACACCTGGGACTGTCTCCACTGATCCGCCGGCCGGCTCTTCCCCATGCGGACACTGCGGCGGGACTCGCGGGAGCGTGCCGACTGGAAGGCCGAATCGGCGGAATCCGAGGCATGGACGTCCTCCCCCTGACTGCAGGCCTTGGAGCAGTAGATGCGACCCTCTTTGGGCAGGAAGGGACAGCCCAGCAGGGAGGACTTGCACTGGGCACAGCAGAAGCACTGGTCGTTGGCGTGCCAGTGGACCCCTTCGTAGGTCATCTGGGCGTGGTCCACACCTAGGTTAACGAAGGGAGAGGACCCTTTCATTAGAAATGTGCAACAAAGGGACCCACCTCACCGACTACAACAAAGGCAGTCGCACCAGATCAAGTAAGGAGGGAACCAGAATGTCCTCGCTTAACAAATCCAAA from Gadus morhua chromosome 19, gadMor3.0, whole genome shotgun sequence harbors:
- the prickle1b gene encoding prickle-like protein 1b isoform X1, coding for MLFLERPRVMNLERGDRGDRPPPRGPEMEPRGGAKTGKVPLGFQRSSTSDDDSGCALEEYAWVPPGLRPEQVQMYFSCLPEDKVPYVNSPGEKHRIRQLLYQLPPHDNEVRYCQSLSEEERRELLMFSGQRKREALGRGTPKVLPRALQHSRCENCSGGINGGEMAVFASRAGPTPCWHPGCFSCSTCQELLVDLIYFHHNGQIHCGRHHAEVLKPRCSACDEIILSDECTEAEGRHWHMKHFACYECEAMLGGQRYIMKDGRPYCCGCFESLYAEYCEACGENIGVDHAQMTYEGVHWHANDQCFCCAQCKSSLLGCPFLPKEGRIYCSKACSQGEDVHASDSADSAFQSARSRESRRSVRMGKSRPADQWRQSQVLSPPPAAVNPSECKCTNGDVDGGMDTNVNQDIDIVGRKLAQAGLEEERYWREREEQEAGGDEDPEEWAQHEDFMTQLLLKFGDCGMFSQPSPDATSPGSDRIRPKEVSDPWLKPDPTSMGVNLSSPTSPSPSQSQIYSQSQSNSLSPGFISKKNLPEMYWTQSQDGLGDSAYGSHPGPASARKIQELELDREEDQCGPGRKTFWRDPRQWYEDSLECITDELRKAEQGVGDSMDSLALSNITGASVEGDSKERTILYSLHGLKPPLESVEDCEKMSNMGTLNSSHLHHSANSLMVPELDIHHHQHQLQHQPHLLQRQQRSAVEVDEEVANEMGMMGMRGCASGASFSLSPTSQEVSSPSLLLQAPALRRSRSQGRPPQMVKFSEDTVDNGCYDGMEVNVRQHPMSERPQRRGHRRAEEPAREHGRPASHHGRSRPAHHSGRQRRSRKTRSDNALNMVPLEQMQRPYETQRAVPGEPQGGVIFGQSSQCRLPPQFPQSQADYAVPNSAPVSDPRVERIMDLYRDEDDWCSTCSSSSSDSEEDGYFLGQPIPQPRASGRYQYYTEDYPTRVTALSPQSLGSRTTRRKSHKAKNCIIS
- the prickle1b gene encoding prickle-like protein 1b isoform X2; the protein is MNLERGDRGDRPPPRGPEMEPRGGAKTGKVPLGFQRSSTSDDDSGCALEEYAWVPPGLRPEQVQMYFSCLPEDKVPYVNSPGEKHRIRQLLYQLPPHDNEVRYCQSLSEEERRELLMFSGQRKREALGRGTPKVLPRALQHSRCENCSGGINGGEMAVFASRAGPTPCWHPGCFSCSTCQELLVDLIYFHHNGQIHCGRHHAEVLKPRCSACDEIILSDECTEAEGRHWHMKHFACYECEAMLGGQRYIMKDGRPYCCGCFESLYAEYCEACGENIGVDHAQMTYEGVHWHANDQCFCCAQCKSSLLGCPFLPKEGRIYCSKACSQGEDVHASDSADSAFQSARSRESRRSVRMGKSRPADQWRQSQVLSPPPAAVNPSECKCTNGDVDGGMDTNVNQDIDIVGRKLAQAGLEEERYWREREEQEAGGDEDPEEWAQHEDFMTQLLLKFGDCGMFSQPSPDATSPGSDRIRPKEVSDPWLKPDPTSMGVNLSSPTSPSPSQSQIYSQSQSNSLSPGFISKKNLPEMYWTQSQDGLGDSAYGSHPGPASARKIQELELDREEDQCGPGRKTFWRDPRQWYEDSLECITDELRKAEQGVGDSMDSLALSNITGASVEGDSKERTILYSLHGLKPPLESVEDCEKMSNMGTLNSSHLHHSANSLMVPELDIHHHQHQLQHQPHLLQRQQRSAVEVDEEVANEMGMMGMRGCASGASFSLSPTSQEVSSPSLLLQAPALRRSRSQGRPPQMVKFSEDTVDNGCYDGMEVNVRQHPMSERPQRRGHRRAEEPAREHGRPASHHGRSRPAHHSGRQRRSRKTRSDNALNMVPLEQMQRPYETQRAVPGEPQGGVIFGQSSQCRLPPQFPQSQADYAVPNSAPVSDPRVERIMDLYRDEDDWCSTCSSSSSDSEEDGYFLGQPIPQPRASGRYQYYTEDYPTRVTALSPQSLGSRTTRRKSHKAKNCIIS